Proteins co-encoded in one Arachis hypogaea cultivar Tifrunner chromosome 13, arahy.Tifrunner.gnm2.J5K5, whole genome shotgun sequence genomic window:
- the LOC112733062 gene encoding gibberellin 20 oxidase 1-D codes for MESATPTLGHAQPPKVLKDENGALIFDSTMMRNASEIPKEFLWPSNDLIITADEELNEPLVDLAVLKSEDHEAIAHAAQLVREACVKHGFFQVTNHGVDQELIDAAYQEVDTIFGLPLERKLAARRQPGAVSGYSGAHADRYSSKLPWKECFSFKYAHIDPSHSQILHYFISLFGQDLRSSGIVYQKYCDAMKELSFAIMELLAISLGLDRLYFKTFFEDGESIMRCNSYPPCNNSSLTLGTGPHSDPTSLTVLHQDQVGGLEVYLDNKWFAVRPRLDAFVINIGDTFMALSNGKYKSCLHRALVNREVERKSLVYFVNPKEDKTVKPTKKLCSSDEERKYPDFTWSDLYEFTQKHYRADVSTLQGFIPWFIAGKPSNY; via the exons ATGGAATCAGCAACGCCAACCCTCGGACACGCTCAGCCACCCAAGGTTCTAAAAGACGAAAATGGAGCTCTTATTTTCGACTCAACCATGATGCGAAATGCGTCGGAAATCCCCAAAGAATTCCTCTGGCCATCTAACGATTTAATTATCACTGCAGACGAGGAGCTCAACGAGCCTCTCGTCGACTTGGCAGTCCTCAAGAGCGAGGACCACGAAGCCATAGCTCACGCAGCCCAGCTCGTGAGGGAGGCTTGTGTCAAGCACGGTTTCTTCCAAGTAACTAACCATGGCGTCGATCAGGAGTTAATCGATGCCGCTTACCAAGAGGTTGACACCATATTTGGGCTTCCTCTGGAGCGGAAATTAGCTGCTCGAAGGCAGCCCGGTGCTGTGTCCGGCTACTCCGGAGCACATGCAGATCGATATTCAAGCAAGTTGCCATGGAAGGAGTGCTTCTCTTTCAAATATGCTCACATCGATCCCTCTCACTCGCAGATTCTTCACTACTTCATTTCTCTCTTCGGTCAGGATCTTCGTAGCTCTGG GATCGTGTATCAGAAATACTGTGACGCAATGAAGGAGTTGTCTTTTGCAATCATGGAGCTTTTGGCCATTAGTCTTGGCCTTGATCGTTTGTATTTTAAGACATTTTTTGAAGATGGTGAGTCAATAATGAGATGCAACTCTTACCCTCCTTGCAACAACTCAAGCCTCACACTTGGGACTGGTCCGCACAGTGATCCAACTTCATTGACTGTTCTTCATCAAGACCAAGTTGGTGGCTTAGAAGTTTATCTTGACAACAAATGGTTTGCTGTTCGACCAAGACTTGATGCATTTGTCATTAATATTGGTGACACTTTTATG GCATTGTCAAATGGGAAATACAAGAGTTGTCTACACAGGGCATTGGTAAACAGAGAGGTGGAGAGGAAGTCATTGGTTTATTTTGTGAACCCAAAAGAAGACAAAACAGTGAAACCAACAAAAAAGCTATGTAGCAGCGATGAAGAAAGGAAGTACCCAGATTTCACATGGTCTGATTTGTATGAATTCACACAAAAACATTATAGAGCTGATGTCTCGACTCTCCAAGGTTTCATCCCATGGTTCATTGCTGGCAAGCCTTCTAATTACTAG